A single Catharus ustulatus isolate bCatUst1 chromosome 7, bCatUst1.pri.v2, whole genome shotgun sequence DNA region contains:
- the SLC35F5 gene encoding solute carrier family 35 member F5 — MVWVFIMNRMSSQSSSSAQRRRMALGIVILLLVDVIWVASSELTSYVFTRYNKPFFSTFAKTSMFVLYLLGFIVWKPWRQQCTRGFRGRHAAFFADAEGYFAACATDTTVNSSLSEPLYVPVKFHDLPTEKNGSNSSDAEKTPKKPRVRFSNIMEIRQLPSSHALEAKLSRMSYPTVKEQESILKTVGKLTASQVAKISFFFCFVWFLANFSYQEALSDTQVAIVNILSSTSGLFTLILAAVFPSNSGDRFTLSKLLAVILSIGGVVLVNLSGSEKSAGKDTIGSLWSLVGAMLYAVYIVMIKRKVDREDKLDIPMFFGFVGLFNLLLLWPGFFLLHYTGFEAFEFPNKLIWMCIVINGLIGTVLSEFLWLWGCFLTSSLIGTLALSLTIPLSIIADMCMQKVQFSWLFFAGAVPVFFSFFIATLLCHYNNWDPVMVGIRRIFAFICRKHRIQRMPEESEQCESLIPMHSVSQDGDSCCS; from the exons ATGGTGTGGGTTTTTATCATGAACAGGATGAGCTCCCAGAGCAGTTCATCTGCTCAGCGCAGGCGAATGGCTCTAGGAATTGTCATTCTCCTCCTGGTTGATGTGATCTGGGTGGCCTCTTCAGAACTCACTTCT tATGTTTTTACAAGGTACAACAAACCCTTTTTCAGTACATTTGCAAAAACATCCATGTTTGTTCTATACCTCTTGGGATTTATTGTTTGGAAGCCATGGAGGCAACAATGTACTCGTGGGTTTCGTGGAAGGCATGCAGCTTTT TTTGCAGATGCTGAGGGTTATTTTGCTGCTTGTGCAACAGATACCACTGTGAACAGTTCTCTG AGTGAACCTTTATATGTTCCTGTAAAGTTTCATGATTTGCCAACTGAAAAAAACGGCAGTAATAGTAGTGATGCAGAGAAAA CTCCCAAGAAGCCTCGTGTGAGGTTCAGTAACATCATGGAGATCCGGCAGCTCCCATCGAGCCACGCGCTGGAGGCAAAGCTGTCCCGCATGTCCTATCCAACAGTGAAGGAGCAGGAGTCCATCTTAAAAACTGTGGGAAAACTCACTGCAAGCCAAGTAGCAAAAattagctttttcttttgctttgtg tgGTTCTTGGCAAATTTCTCTTACCAAGAAGCTCTGTCAGATACCCAAGTTGCCATAGTTAATATCTTGTCATCAACCTCTG GGCTTTTTACATTAATCTTAGCTGCAGTCTTTCCCAGTAACAGTGGAGATCGATTTACCCTGTCCAAATTATTAGCTGTTATTTTAAG CATTGGTGGTGTGGTACTTGTTAACCTTTCTGGATCTGAAAAATCTGCTGGAAAAGATACAATAG gtTCCCTTTGGTCTCTTGTAGGAGCAATGCTGTATGCTGTCTACATAGTCATGATAAAAAGGAAAGTAGATAGAGAAGATAAACTTGACATACCAATGTTTTTTG GTTTTGTAGGACTGTTTAATCTGttgctgctgtggccagggTTCTTCCTGCTGCACTATACTGGGTTTGAAGCATTTGAGTTTCCCAATAAACTGATATGGATGTGCATTGTTATAAATGGCCTTATTGGAACAGTTTTGTCAGAGTTCCTCTGGCTGTG GGGATGCTTTCTTACCTCATCACTGATAGGCACACTTGCCCTAAGCCTTACAATACCTCTGTCCATAATAGCTGACATGTGCATGCAAAAG GTGCAGTTTTCCTGGCTATTTTTTGCAGGAGCAGtacctgtatttttttcatttttcattgcaACTCTCTTGTGTCACTATAACAACTGGGATCCAGTGATGGTGGGGATCAGAAgaatttttgcctttatttgtAGAAAGCATCGAATTCAGAG AATGCCAGAAGAAAGTGAGCAGTGTGAAAGCCTCATCCCTATGCATAGTGTTTCACAGGATGGAGACAGCTGCTGTTCATAG